CTCTCTCACTCTTGGATATAATGTTCGGTTGGATGGCATTCTCTTACACACTGGTAGGGCTGGGCTCCCTCCATTCAATCCCAGCCATTATCCTTGATCATGTGAGCTAGTTCAATGATGTATTTGCCTTCTTTATACTTCTGGCTGCTTTCAAAAGCGTGTTCCtaaagggagaagaaagaatgcAATCAGTATATCTGAAGGTATGGTCACACTGACAGAACCTGGAATGCTGGTCTGGATCCCAGCCTGGCAAGGAGATGTGTCTGCTGGGTAGGACAGTCAAACTGCAGGAGCTCCTGAGGTTGTTCTGCAAAAATTACATTTGGAATGATCTTAAACCTGACTCTAGTCGTCTTCATAGGCCGAAAAGGCACAACCAGCACCTTGTGAGCATGCAGCTTTAGGCAGGCTAATGGCAACTGCTCCTTGAACTATGCCTTAGAAATGATCACTGATGAAATCTGACCCTCTCTGGAGGGTTCTGAGGGTTTATTAACATTAGGAATCCAGAGCTACTCTGGGGAAATTTGCTGCAAAGGCATTGCCACTGGGAGTGAGCTGGGCTGTGGTCAGCTTCACTTGGAAATGGAGCTGAGGGGAAGCATCCATTCTACACAGAGGTAGGATGAAGGAAGCATAGGATCTCTAAGCAGGAGAGACTCCACTTATGCATTCTGGCTGCATTCTCAAAGGCAGTTCAGCTCCAGCTCAGGCTCATTGTTTGCACGCACACCTGTGTCATGCATCTGAGAGGATGTAATTCTGTTGCTGGAGAGACCTGAGCTTACTGCTGCGTTTATGGAATTCTGGATTGTGTTTTACAATAAACTCAATTTCTGCACTTAGCGTCCTTCTCCATTTGTGAGATCCACGCTGTGTTTCTGCACGGATTCCCACCCCATCAATTTTTGATGCTTCGCTTTTTATAGCCTTTTGACTGActttaaagaatatttctgtCCAGAGGCCGCAGATGCAATAGATGCTTTGTTTAGAGTGGTCAAAATGTTCTGACAAACAAGAATACCGCGTGCCTCCTGGAGCAGAAATCAGAACGTAGCATAAGCCTTCATTTGAAGGTAATTGAATTTATGGAGCGCGAGAGACAGCAAACAGATCAACTCATGTTCAATAGCATTTCTAGTGGGAAGGACACGGGATTAGCAATATGTGGATCCCTCTGTTATTCTGAGATGGTCTGGAAAAACAGACAACGTGAACCACAAAGGCTGAGTGAATTTTACATCAAGTGCCGCTGAGGTTTGGTTGGGGGTcccaaccaaaaccaaacccacacCAGAAATTCTTAGAAAGATGAAACATCGGCCACAAAGAGCTCACGGTCTGAAAGGAGAGAATAAACAAAGGACAGgagggaaaatggaaatgcagaaaggaaaaacaacgTGGCTACAGACCAAAATCCACATTTCTGGTTCCTGAGTCGATGTTCTTTCCACCAGACCACTTTCTACCACACAAACcttcagcaagagctgcagcaaagacatccacaggaaaaacaaatgatgcTGATACTCACATATTTCCAGCCCAGTGTGGTTTTGCAGTTTTCACAGTAAATGTCTGCAACCGCATGTAATCCTGTTAATAACACCCGCTCCTCTGCAGGGCCACAACCCACATTAACTCTggagaaaatggagagaagCTCCCTGTTAGTGCATCTTCCCACAGCAAGACGCTGCTGCGAAGCTGAGAACTGCAGTGCTTGAAAGCACAAGCAGGAAATTCAGAATACTGAGTACTATGGCTGTTCCTGAAAGAAGTCTCATGCAGTTccagaacagaatgaaaaggtAAAATAGAATCTTTATTTAACTCAACATTCTAACAAGTTTTGAGCAGAAGATTAATAACATTCTAGTACATTGCACTCATGATGCACTTGAGAAAGATTGTTGTTTCCAAACTGCCAGAATGGTACTTCTACTTTCCCAAGTGGGAATTTGGGAAATGCAACTGAAATAAGCAGTTCTGACAGACATCCCAGCAGTAGTCTGACCAAAACTACTTTCAGTTATTGGGTAACTTACAGTTAACTTCTATGCCAGCTCTAAAAAGAAGTTTGCACTTGGTTATTCCGTATTCTCTGCATTTACAAAGCCCTGACTCTCTGTCCGACTTCCCTCTCTGGGAAGAGATGAGTCACCCCTCAGCTCTGATTTCTCAAACTGATGATGAAAATGAACACCTTTTCCTAGCTGCTTATCTGAAACTTGAACATAAAATCAAACATGAATCAGTGCtatttcctgccttcctccaaCTGTTTTTTCAGCAGGCTCTTAAGTCTTGGGCAGAGGTTTTCTTACAAGAAAACTTTTCTGTACTAGTTAGGAGAGTTTTCTTAAATGCATCATAAAAACATGCAAAGGTGACATGCATAGAGTTCTACTCACACTGAATTGAAGAGGTATGCTCGTCCTTGGCTTCCTTGAAAGGACTGaaaggcaagaaaacaaaactcagccTGGGTTGGTTGGCAGAAATAAGGCTAAACCAGGAACTACTCCCAACACCTTAATTAATGACCACAGATGGTCAGTACTGCCCATTACCAGGGCCTGAGTGGTGCCTCCAGGTGGAAGAGGCACAGCGTCAGGCAACAAGCGCAGATAAAGAGAGGCCCTGTCctggaaggctgcagctgcCTCGGGCTCCTCTGCCCACACAACATCTTGCTGGCAGCCTCACCTGCTTTATCACCTGCTATCTCCAGCATCTACGTGCTGTGAGAGCCTATTTCCAAGAGTTCAGCTGTTCTCTTGCTCATGGGCACGTGCCAAACTGAACCAAGCGCAGAAGCTCTGTGCAAGACACTGAGCACACGTCTGCTCTCGTGCTATCTGGGCACGTCCCctctgccccacatctcccaggGCCTTGCTGCAAAACCAGGGagtcctgcagagctgccacgTGGTTGGGagccagcaggctgctctgctgtcccatcacgctgcccagagcctcgcaggcagcagcagctcacacaCAGCAAATGCTACCTGCAATGTGAACGCGCTCTGAAAAGCATGTGCTGAATTAAACATTTGGTGCTTATGAGCAAGAGCACAGGTGCTGTCTGAACACAAGTTACCTGAGGAGATACCTCAGGGAACGCACGCATCAagggctgaggagctgggagagctgaAGAGAAGCTTTTCAGGATCATTTAACTCTTTGACCAGGAACCTTGGGCTATGTAATGGTTTTCCTAAACCTCAGCTTCTACAGAcggagctcttttccaacctgagtgattctcTGCATGACCACAGGTGGCCTCATGGAGAAGCAAAGTGAGAGCCGCTTTAGGAGCAGTTAGCCCCATCCACACCACCAGCACTCACAGCTCCTGCCTTGACCAGCGTGAGAGATCAAAATTCACTGAAGGAGCAATTTAAAACCACCCTGACAAGGAACAAGCCAGTGCCAGGAAAGAAGAGTCCTTGAGGAGaagctgctcttcagctgagTCTGGAGTCCCACGTTATTACCTCCTAGGGCACAGGAGAGGCACTCGGATGCAGAAGGAATGGATGCCTGGGGCACGAGGATATCTCTTTCACTCAGACAAAAGCAGTGCCTTGAGGAATGCCTCTTTTCTTGGGAAGGAATTAAATAGGACACATGGCTCAAGTATGTTTGTGTAATTGCATTTGTTAGAGGAGcttcttttaatctttctgcAGCCCTCAAGCCCCTTATTGTTGCTATCAGCTGACTGATACCCGCACACCAAGCAGGGCTGGCCTGGTAACTCTGAGGTGCAGGCAGCATTGGCTCAGCACCTGGGTGGGAAATGGGAACAGCACGAAGCCCACTGCCCCCTCCCAGGGCAGGAGACAGAGGCCAGACCCACATAACACACAAACTTGCTGCCCTGAACAGCAGGGCCCTGGCAGCCCTCGGGCTGTGGATGGGTATGGGATGAAACAGAAGGTCCCCCAGGAACATGTGTGTCATcaaagcagaatgaaagcagaTGAAGCCTGCTAGCCATCCAGCTCTTCCAGTAAATACTTTTCCATAAACACCAAAGAGAATAAGTTTGCCAATAAAAACAACCATGGGAGAAAAGTTTTTATTGGTACAGAAATAGGATTTTCCATTACTGCTGTGCAAATGCCTGTCTTtaataaacaacaaaactatACCCACTGGCTCTGTGCCTGGGGCTCCCTGGGCACTCCCACAGGACAGTGGCATCCCCAGAGATGCTTTTCCTTACAGCTCAGCCAGGGCTTTACAGGGCTTCAGGGTATCTGAGGTGGTCACCACGAAGAAGTCCCACAAATAACCTTCTGCCCAAGCAGGACCTCTCTGTGTGCCACCACgcagctctcagtgctgctgcctgtcctgATATCCACCCGCCAGCTAGTCAAGGCCTTGGCAAATCACATCAAAAGAAGTGAGGAAGGTCTGGCAGCCACCTCAAAGTCACTAATGCATTTGCTGTCCACAACAGCAAGCTGTCAGTATCTTTATAAAGGCACACAGACAGGTTTTACCTGGGTGTTGCAACCTCAGCATTTATTGGAGAAGTCCCCTCTCTGCTGGGGCTCCAGAAAAAATGGTACATGCTATAATGGGCATTACAAAACCAGATGTCCTGATTTACCCAATCAGATGTCCTTTTCTTTGAAGTGAGTTGTCTGTtttaaatgcacacagaaaaagatCTCTGCAACACGCTTGGTGTTTGCTGCACAGTGAGGTCAGCAGTAAGATCTATATTCTGTGCTGTATGTTCTCTCTGTGTAGATTTTCCAGGCATACATTCAAAAGTGTATCTCACACATGCATATAAATCCAGACTTCAGATTCTCTAAAGGAACAGCTCCTGGCACCACTTTCCAGCTGAAAGAAACGGAAAGgatttttggttgttgtttccTGCTGAAAACCCAAGcacatatttttctctgcacCGCTAATACTGAATGTCTGGCTGGAAACACATCTGTGTATATGCCAGTAACAAAGTGCTCCCTCTCTGTTCTCCATGAGCcctctaaaaaacaaaacaagcttttgTGATGTGCAGCACACAACAGCTCACTCCTCCTGATTGCTCACATCCCAAATCCTTTGCTGTTCCAGTCAGCAAAGAGGCACCCAAGAACTGCAGGGCTGAGCACCCAGGTGGAAACACCTCCCAGGCTGAGCTGCCTCTTGTTCCAGCAAGAGCTCCATGTGAAGATGCctttggcagctgctgtggtTGAAGAAGTACCTGTCATTCAATCTATAGACCCTGATTACAGCCCCTCAGCCACGTTGATTCCAAACAAGATCTGTGAAatccttatttttaaaaaacaaatacttcttTTGTGCATGCAGGGATTTaaatatccttttctttctcagcttaAAGGACAATAACACAAACTGATAAATAATCACAGTACAGAGGCAGAGGAAAATCACTCTGTGTAAGGAGTTCTTAATCTAAATTTGCTTGCAGAGACTCACAGTGCAGAATGAGAGCTCCAGCAAGAAGCAGACTGCAAGGCAGGAGCCGGGGCTTCACAGCAGATCGGatctgctgcagaagcaagCATAGTGTGGATGCAGCATCTAAAGTGGGAGCTCTTTGTGGCAGGCACATGCTGCTTGCCACAGCGCAGACAGACTAAGCTTGCAGGATCCAGAGCTGAATCCATACATATTCAATACCCACGACCTTGGGAGCTGTCATTTCAGTTCAGTCCATTTGCTATATTCTGACCTCAAGTGGAAGTGCTGACTGCACCGCTCTGTTTGCACTGCCTGTGGTTCCTTGGCAAGATGCTCAAGTCCTTCCAAGCCTTCCTCAGTACAGCTACAGCCCTTGGAAACCCTGGCAAACACGAGAAGGGCTGCGCCCCTCCACCATCAGCTCTGCACTCAAACCTTCCTGTCCCTGGTGACCACTGGTGACAGCAGGGGATTTGCAGGTTCAATCAGCACAGCCAGGGAACAGCACAGATACTGAATGTGCCCACACCTACACACCCCATCCCTCAGTACCTACAGCTTCCCATTCACCATGCATGCAGCCCACTCAGCAAACAGAGGACAGGATTAACATCCCAAGTCTTTGCGATAGCTTTGACAATAGGCTGAACACAAAAAAAGCTGTCTGGAATCATCTGGAAAACCAGGAAGCAGCTGCCAGGACTAAACGGCTCCATactgctgcctgctctctgcaggctgaAGAGAGCGCTGCCCCTTACCTACGTCCAGCTGGCAGTCCTTTAGCaaaccaataaaacaaaaatgaaaaggctACGGGTCccagggagggaagaaggaacAGAACCTGCCCCTGCAAGCTACCCCTGGGAGAGCTGCAAACAGTTCTCACTGCAAGCACACAGACAGGACTGGAGCCCACAGCCTGCCTGCACCTCCAGGCACGTTCAGGCTCTGAACGCCTAAGGATGACATTTCAGCTAACAAAAAACACAGCCTGCAAGGGGAGTACAGCCCAAGTGCAATGGCCATCCGACTGGAGTGAGTTTGCTACAAAGCTGTGCCCTGTGACACAGGCTCCCCATGCCCAAAAAGAATGTGCGGAAACCCAAGGGAGCCCCATTACACCAAGAAAGCTGCAGTTCTTACACTCAGCAATTCCAGTTCACTGTCTCTGGCACTAAACCCCAACTCTACTCAGCTGCTGTCCCACCCAACAACCAACATCACACTGAAAGCTCTGCTTGAATGGCACCTCTCAAGCCCTATTAATTATGGCAAAAATGaatggatgaaaaataaaaagcttgcTATGTGTTTACAGCAACCAGTACGCCTAGTAACAGCACTAGGTATAGGATGGCTCTAACAGGAGATTACTCATGAGTCACTGCGCAGtggaaagaaactggaaatggAATAAGGAAGAGGcgctgcagctctgggggagCATGAGCTCAGTGAGCCAACCCTCACACCCACCAGGCTGTGCAGGGTTCATTCATTGCACCCAGCTTTCCCCACAAGGGACAGCCAATGATCTGATTTAACTGAGATTCAATTTTGCTCTGCTGATGCTGGATATGGACCCAGGTCAAGGGAATTGCTTATGTTCTTCCACCTGGTGCACAGCCgtgcccctgccctgctccagctgtaCTCCTGACTTCTCATTGAGCTTCAACACCAACTAAAGCCCAAAGTCAATATGGAATTAGTGGACCAAACTCATCTCTGAAGTAAATTCAATTAATTTGGCATGGTCTTATTCCCTAGCAGCCTATGCTGCTGTAGCACAGTGAATAACTGCTCTGTGCTTCACCCTCAAAGTAGCAGCTTGCTACTGCCTGCATCTCAGGCTACACAGGCTGTGGGAATGGaggggagctgcagctcagagatgGATGATGTCACTGTGATGGTTCTTCATGCTGACAGGAGATGTTATCAGCTCCtaccctgccagcagcagcgctCACTGAAGCCCTTCGTCCTCTCTGCAACCATGAGCcttcttcaattttctttttttgagatgctttcatcttttcagGTTTCTAGGAGATAAAGCTAAGAAAAACCAGCATTGTTCACAAGACTCTCCAAAGTGCTAGGGAACTGTGTGCTCTGCAGCGTGCCACTGAGACTGCCCATTATCAGCAGTGCGGAGAGATTTCCCTGCTTTGCAGTAATGAAAAATCAGTATTTGAGACAAGTGagcattctttttgtttttctttttccctatgGTACAGATTTCCAATACCTATTTAAACCATCACACTGCTAAGCTAAAGCCAAAGTTCTATAAAGCATCTCAACATTCAGAAACTATATGCAAACAGCTCTGCCCCATTCTCCCTCCATTGGGCTCCCCACATTGCCCCAAAAGTTCTGACACAACCCAAAGTCCCATCAAGTTATCACGAGCCCTATGCATTTCAGCAAGCCCTGAGATTctatattctgcttttatttttgtgtttctagCCCACAGACTTCAAAAGGGAAATCTCAAAATGTGAATGCTAAAGGCACAAACAacagaagacaaataaaatTATACCAAATTTATTAGGTCTATATGACTTCATAGTATTTTGGGGCTTCTCCTGCCATCTCTGGTGGCCTCAGGTTGCTGCTGGTGCACTTCAAAACTTGACTTTGGAATGAAAAATGATGGGAATACAGAGAGAACGAAGCAGACAATCTTTACTTCCACATATAGGGAGGCACACAAAACCAGAGCAGCTCCATGAGACAAAGAAGGGGTTTCTCTGAGCTGAGAAGAGGGTGATGGATGTGGAAGAAGCTATGCATGCTCCCATGTGAGCACGGAGTGACTGCTGCCCACATTCCTGTACAACTCCCCTATGTCAAAAGAAAACCCCCAGCACTTCAGCTACCAACAACATCCACCCAATGCAACCCTTTACAGTTTGGTGCAGAAGACAGCAGCGCTTTATTACTTACTGTGGAAAAATCTACAGGGTGAGAACAAAGCCCAGCAGTTTCTTCCTGGATAcagaatgatgaaaaaaatgtgtgtgttcCAGTGAATCTACAAGTGCtacagcagcagtgtgtttttctttcccctcattTTCACGTGGGGCTGTTTTCCTGTTGGGTGATGGTGGCTCAAAGCATCCAACAAAGAAACTATTTGGAAAAGGAGTGGCAGGGAAGGGGTAGCGCCCTTTCTTTCCACATTAATTATTGCTACTATATGGGCTTTAGAGATAAACACAAGACAGAACTGGAATAGAAGATGGAAACTGCTAATGCAACAGATATTTAATTAGCAGCATAATAGCAGCTATCCATAGATCAGCAGAACACCGTATCCCATTAATGCAGCCACTGAGCTCACAACAGCACCAGGGCTGACACAGAGAGCAGATCTGCTTCTCAGCAAAACCAGTGTGTCCACAGCAGTTCCCCGGATAATAAATGGGAACTCTCTTTTATTTATGCTCAGATCATCAATTTTAaggcagaggaagcagcaggtgaAAGGAGACTTATTTCCATAAAGAAAGTGATTGATGAGGAAATCCATTTTTATCCTCCCTGACAAGGATTTCTGAACCATTTTGAAttactacctttttttttttcctctcctttttggAACAGAATGTAATACTTTAAAAATCACACAGCAATTAATTGCTGTATAAACACAATTACACAAGGAGGCACGATTTTCCTTGGGctctctctgctcagcagccacaTCCTGCTCCATCAGAGACCTGATCCTGACCGCCTTCCACTCCCATTAAGACCAGCTGGAATGGAGGAAGCGCAGTGACTCGCAGGCTAAGCCCCAGAGGAAGCAAttacacagaacaaaaatctaATTTAGGTAGCTGCGCTATGGAACAGGTACTACAAATACTCATTACGCTGCTCAGATTTCATATTCTGACTTCTTCCAGCAAAGggctcttttgtttgtttattttccctctccctttcaAACACAAGCTTTCCAAAGCTGCCAAGACCCACTCCTGTCCCCAAGCTTCAATTGAGGCCAGCAGGCTCCGGTCTGTCCCTAACAGCACCctgcctgcaggagctctgcccAGCCAGGGCTGTCTCCTGGGCAGCACACGGAGGGAAGAGGTGCCTCCTTTATTTTAAGCTGCATGGAAACCTACTTCAAAGTTTATAGCAGTCAaacaggaagcagaaagcaaaacaaaaccaagaccCACTTGTGAATTCTTCCAGAACCGCCTTGCTGCTCATCACTTACAGCTTGAATTCTAGTAATACTtgcagctgggaacaaagcTCCAAATAATATCTAAAAGACAATTCATTAgggaacaaaagcagaaaagcaggatgGAAAAGCCTCTGGACAGCTGCAAGAAATGTGTGCAAAATGGATAAACCTGGTGGATAAGGAGCTAACAGCAGAATAAATGAACAGAAGCTtactgtgcagagctgagccagTAAGACTAATGCAATTATGAAATGCATACACTGTGAAGACATTACTGCTGTATGCTGTTCAGTCTGAGGTTGGAACAATGAGACCAGCCCTGTTTCCATTTATAAAATGATGTTGAAATGTAGAAAAGAACCACAAGAATGataaagaactggaaaaaataatatctcATTGTGACAGAAAAAGTTGCATCTGTTTGGCCCATCAAAACAGTGATCAAAAGTGACCCGGGTCACTGCGTACCAGCAGCTTTTACATTGAGAAATAGTAGGCAGTATCTATCTATTCTTTAATAATGAAAGGAATGGTCAATGACTAGAAGCACAAGCCAGACAAGTCTAAATCTGATGTCTCCAACTTATAATAGTAAGGATGATTAACCACTGGAATAAATGACCAAGGAAAGCAGTGAATTTTCTCTTGAAGTCTTCAAATCAAGACTAAATGCTTCTTCAGGACGACATGCTGCAATCATGATGAAACCCACTGGCCTGTGCTAGACATGATAGTCCCTCCTGACCCTAAGAGTTCATCAGCACCGAGCTGGGAGCTGAAGTTCATATTTGGGAAGAAACAAGACCTACTTTTAAAGGAAGGACACAGCGGGATGAAAAATGGCAAGAACTTTATCCCAAAAAGGGAACGCACACTTTTCCCCATAGTATTTAGCTTGTCCCCACATTAGAAATGCAGGATTTTCCCCTTGACTAGCTTTGGAACCCTTTTTCTATCAGATAAAAGTTTTGAAATACACACATCACCTTTTTAGGGTTATTCTTCAGCTTGCGTGCgtgctctccctcccccccagcaAGTAACTTCATGTCTTCAAGGTGAGCTGACAAACAAATGCTgacctggcagcactgctgcatgagAAGCCAGGCTCTAAGAACATCACACACTGCCTTCCTCTGTGCCCAGAGGggaaagacaaaaggaaagccCAACAACTGCCACTTACCACAGAGCCACACACAACACCTATACAAGGTGCAGGGGAATGCTCTGAAGCAGCTAAATTCATACATGACTTATTTGAAAGCTACCACCAAAGTCTCACATCCTTTAAGATCCCACAGTTGTAACACAGAGCAAAGCTTTCAATATGCCATCAGGATCACTGAGACTACTGTACCAGCAAGCTCAGCAGCCTGCTTGCCAGGCATGCACAGTGTGCAGGGACGCATAATGATTGGGAGCGAGGTTTGCTTGAGAACCACATAACTCCTGTctcaaaagacagcaaagagcTTGTAAGTGTATTCTACAGCCAAACCCAACCCAGCTGAGGAAGTCAAGCACACAcaagtgttggtttttttttcctaaattctCTGTGCTGGCATTGCCACAGCCTTTTGTGTTGGAGGATTTCGCATTCATGTTCAGTATGGGTCCCAAGCAGACATCAAAGGGAAACATTAAACTTCTTAGGCAAGCCTTAGGCCAACTTCAGAGGATACATCACTGCATAATATTTAGCATTTGGATCAAGTaatgcatggaaaaagaaactgcaagaCGCCCACAAGACATTCCCTACATACTTCCATAATCAGGGACATTTCTGCCGGATTACTGTTCACatggcaaacaaaaaaaaagaagtcagcaACCAAGACACCAATGTGGCTTTATTCAGCCCTTCTGCTCATTCCCATCCTTCTCCACCAGACACCAGATCCATATGAGCTCCTACAGAAAAAACCTGACAGCTTGAAAGGCACAGAGCAGATAGAAACCAGCACTGCATCTGTGGgtctgaaaaaaagagaggaaatgctCTTTACACTGTTGAATGTCTATTGTGTTAGCTGCTCCCCAAGCCACACTAAGAAGTCTTCTTAAGAAGACTTCTCAAGAGAAGCCCCTCCATCCCCTTCCCACAGGGGCTACACCATCACTGACTACAGAACACTTCCTTCTTAAAGGTTCCAAAATCCATGGGATGTTGTGcctgagaaagagaaatgtaacAAGTACTTtgacttggtttttttttttggcaactAGAAATAAGAAGCACTGAAATATGCTTTTTAACTACAGTTGCCTGGCACGATATTCGGTTTTTACAGTAAAGCCAAAGGGGATTAGGACATACTGTACTAATTCACAAGAGCAGACAGTACCTGCTCCAGAGCTTTATCTTCCAAGCAGActggagaaaacagcagcatttcaaTGGTATGGTAGGGAAAAGAGGAACAAAGACATTCAGTGACTTATACAGCATCACACAGGAACTTGTTGCAGGCCTAGATTATGTTCCCAGAGTCTCAGCCCACTCAGGCACtggaaaaagcaatgaaataagAGTATGCACTATGCTTGGCACTCATTCCTAAATCATCCATTGCTATGAGGGAACAAGAACCTCCACTCACGTTAATGCAAGGCACTGAAGGAATATCTAAATGAGAACTAGTTATCCACTCCACCCATCTATCTGATCACCTTCTATTTCCGAAGTCTGTAAAACCTTTCTTGGCCAGACGACCCAGCCCACAATTGGGATCTCATTACAAATCAGACATACTAAACCACTTTCTCTCTTTGGCTGCAGAAGATAAAAGGCCAAgtgcatgggcaacattttaGTAACAGGCTTCATGTAACAGCTTCAGATTTTCTTAAAAGCTTCAGCATCgattattttccttaaatagCAATGGGTTATTGAGAAACCTTCCATCCATTTTAATGCATAAGGTTTtcctgaagaaggaaagaaagcaaaaatcagtCCTGCAAAggcgttgttgttgttgaagagTTTCTGATATCCAGTCCTAGCAAAACACTGAAGCCAAAGTTTAACACTGGTGCTGAAGGACTAAGAGGGGAAACACAGGGatgaaagggaaataaagtATGGATTGACCCAGAACAATAGTGGGATTCAGCTCCAGCTAGAGCTTCAGCCAGCAGCACGAGCCCAAAAGGAGCTGAAGGCTCACAGCACGCgtagcagcacagctctcatgTGGTCTCTGTACAACTTGGAGCAAAATGAATATAGGAATTAATTTATGTGAGCAAAAACACCGACACCCTGCTGTTACATAAAAGCCTGCTTTCTGGGGAGGGCTTCCAAAGATGGGCCATTTGGGCTGTTCTGAATCAAACGACACTCAGGTTCAAGATGGGTGCACTGCAGCCTGAGAAAGACTGGTTTGAAATAATCTCCTGATCCTTTTTCAGTCCTCACAGCGCTTGTTCCTTCCTTCAGTTTGTTAGATTTTCATATGGAAAATGAGCGTGGCAATTCCACCTCCTGGTTCTCAGATGCTAATATAAGTCTGTgatgaaagcactgcagaaggcCTCGGGGAGATGTTTAAATCCTAACtcaaacagataaaaagatGACTATTTAAGTTTGCCTGGGAAAGTCTCTGCACATATTGGAAACCCCTTGAGGCAGGGACTGCCCTTCTGTTCTCAGTTTAATGGTCTGTTGTACAAATTACGATtgcac
The Lagopus muta isolate bLagMut1 chromosome 20, bLagMut1 primary, whole genome shotgun sequence genome window above contains:
- the YPEL2 gene encoding protein yippee-like 2, producing MVKMTRSKTFQAYLPSCHRTYSCIHCRAHLANHDELISKSFQGSQGRAYLFNSVVNVGCGPAEERVLLTGLHAVADIYCENCKTTLGWKYEHAFESSQKYKEGKYIIELAHMIKDNGWD